Proteins co-encoded in one Brassica rapa cultivar Chiifu-401-42 chromosome A02, CAAS_Brap_v3.01, whole genome shotgun sequence genomic window:
- the LOC103854577 gene encoding uncharacterized protein LOC103854577, with product MSSNTSPIFSDYGFDPQIDYFQVLEEARKHKKETSSIDSIHQFKLQKPISKDDLIRTALHKKNKKQHRWFWRNALLFFSWRKWRRRGGEGDIEFDDRDVHVARARNFRAGSMSGPVYVTESLSGSSTPYRTIRPPSLTTVTPVVPYLSLRELSMERQQRISATSMSGPLYLVT from the exons ATGTCGTCCAACACTTCCCCGATTTTCAGCGACTATGGTTTCGATCCCCAAATCGACTACTTccag GTATTGGAAGAAGCGAGGAAGCACAAGAAAGAAACATCATCCATCGACAGTATCCATCAGTTCAAGCTCCAGAAACCTATCTCCAAGGACGACCTGATACGCACCGCTCtccacaagaagaacaagaagcagCACCGTTGGTTCTGGAGAAACGCTTTGCTCTTCTTCAGCTGGCGGAAGTGGCGAAGACGCGGCGGCGAGGGAGACATTGAGTTCGACGATCGCGACGTTCACGTGGCGAGGGCTAGGAATTTTCGGGCTGGTTCGATGTCTGGTCCGGTTTACGTGACGGAGAGCTTGAGCGGTTCGAGCACGCCGTACCGGACGATAAGACCTCCTTCTTTGACGACGGTGACGCCAGTGGTTCCGTATTTGAGTCTACGGGAGCTTAGCATGGAGAGGCAGCAGAGGATTAGTGCCACTTCTATGTCTGGTCCTCTTTACTTGGTCACGTGA
- the LOC103854578 gene encoding probable pectinesterase/pectinesterase inhibitor 58 — MGFGKDNKKKKCIVAGAVTGLLVIMVVAVAVIANQHAHACKKIPDVNIKMTSKAVEAVCAPTDFKETCVNSFMKASPNSTEPLDLIKLSFNITIQAIKDGVKKSSVELKAKADHETKGSLELCETLMNDAIDDLTKCFDNFAGFSVDQIEKFVYDLRVWLSGSISYQQTCMDAFEEVKSILAQDMKDIFKPSKELTSNSLAMITSMSSMFGKSNITEATGDLGNNARKLLNAEDGFPSWVGPDTRRLMAAPQGGVKPNVVVAKDGSGQYKSINEALKAVPINNKVPFVIYIKQGVYKEKVVVTKQMYHVTFIGDGPTKTKITGSVNFAIGKVRTYLTSSLTVEGDNFVAKNMGIENTAGPPGGQAVALRVSADCVVIFNCQIDGYQDTLYVHSHRQFYRDSTISGTVDFIFGDSIAIFQNCNIVVRKPMGGQGCMVTAQGRTDVRAPTAIVLHNCRIIGEPAYLPVKNINKAYLGRPWKEFARTIVMRTTISDVIDPAGWAAWSGDFALKTLFYAEYENSGPGSNKAQRVKWPGIQRITRPQALGFAPGRFLRGGSWIPQTGVPYLPNLQ, encoded by the exons atggGCTTCGGTAAAgataacaaaaagaagaaatgcATTGTCGCTGGGGCTGTCACGGGTTTGCTCGTTATCATGGTAGTCGCCGTGGCCGTCATAGCGAACCAACATGCCCATGCTTGTAAGAAAATACCCGACGTGAATATTAAAATGACCAGCAAGGCAGTCGAAGCGGTGTGCGCACCTACTGACTTCAAGGAAACATGTGTCAACAGCTTCATGAAAGCTTCTCCTAACTCCACCGAGCCTCTTGATCTCATCAAGCTCAGCTTCAAcatcaccattcaagccatcAAGGATGGTGTCAAGAAATCCTCTGTAGAGCTCAAAGCCAAGGCAGATCATGAGACCAAAGGGTCTCTGGAGTTGTGTGAGACGCTTATGAATGACGCTATAGATGATCTGACGAAGTGTTTTGATAACTTTGCTGGCTTTTCAGTTGATCAGATTGAGAAATTCGTCTATGATCTTCGTGTCTGGCTCAGTGGGTCCATTTCGTATCAGCAGACATGCATGGATGCTTTTGAGGAAGTTAAGTCAATCCTTGCACAAGACATGAAAGACATCTTCAAACCATCTAAAGAACTCACCAGTAATAGTCTTGCAATGATTACCAGTATGTCCAGCATGTTTGGAAAGTCCAACATCACAG AAGCAACGGGAGATCTTGGAAACAACGCCAGAAAACTTTTGAATGCTGAAGACGGTTTCCCAAGCTGGGTAGGACCAGACACTCGAAGGCTCATGGCAGCACCACAAGGAGGTGTGAAACCTAATGTGGTGGTGGCTAAGGACGGAAGTGGTCAGTACAAAAGTATAAACGAGGCCTTGAAAGCTGTGCCCATAAACAACAAAGTGCCATTCGTTATCTACATCAAGCAAGGTGTCTACAAGGAGAAAGTCGTTGTTACAAAACAGATGTATCACGTCACTTTCATCGGAGATGGACCCACCAAAACTAAGATCACCGGTAGTGTCAACTTTGCTATCGGCAAGGTCAGGACATACCTGACATCCTCTCTCA CTGTCGAGGGTGATAACTTCGTGGCCAAGAACATGGGGATTGAGAACACCGCCGGTCCCCCAGGAGGACAAGCCGTAGCCCTAAGAGTCTCTGCGGACTGTGTAGTTATCTTCAACTGTCAAATCGATGGTTACCAAGACACACTCTACGTCCACTCCCACCGTCAATTCTACCGTGACTCCACCATCTCAGGCACCGTCGACTTCATCTTCGGCGACTCGATCGCCATCTTTCAAAACTGCAACATCGTGGTGAGGAAACCCATGGGAGGCCAAGGTTGCATGGTCACCGCACAAGGCCGCACCGACGTGCGTGCACCCACCGCTATCGTGCTCCACAACTGCCGCATCATCGGAGAACCGGCGTATCTTCCGgtgaaaaacataaacaaagcgTATCTTGGAAGGCCGTGGAAAGAGTTCGCAAGGACCATAGTGATGAGAACGACCATAAGCGACGTTATTGATCCAGCGGGATGGGCTGCATGGAGTGGTGATTTTGCGCTCAAGACGCTTTTCTACGCTGAGTATGAGAACAGTGGGCCTGGGTCGAACAAAGCCCAACGTGTTAAATGGCCTGGTATTCAGAGGATTACTCGTCCTCAGGCTCTTGGATTTGCTCCTGGGAGATTTTTACGTGGTGGTTCGTGGATTCCACAGACTGGTGTGCCGTATTTGCCGAATCTGCAATAG